A genomic stretch from Sinorhizobium terangae includes:
- a CDS encoding aldehyde dehydrogenase family protein: protein MTVLVKPKALGDYKVREFRMLIDGKWVDGAEGSTIERVAPGHGVTVSRYQAAKKIDAERAIAAARRAFDDGPWPRMTASERSLVLLRAADMIAARADELAFLDAIESGKPISQAKGELAGAADIWRYAAALARDLSGESYNTLGDGTLGVVLREAIGVVSIITPWNFPFLIVSQKLPFALAAGCTTVVKPSELTSGSTLVLGEILEAAGVPAGVVNIIVGTGPEAGAPLTSHPDVDMVSFTGSTGVGRLTMANAAQTLKKVSLELGGKNPQIVFPDANLDEFIDAAVFGAYFNAGECCNAGSRLILHRDIADEVTARIASLSAKVKVGDPLDPETQVGAIITPQHLEKIAGYVSSASSDGATVAHGGAALDLGMGQFMAPTILSAVRPEMAVAREEVFGPVLSVLTFETTEEAIKIANSIDYGLSAGVWSRDFDTCLTIGRRVRAGTIWMNTFMDGASELPFGGYRQSGLGRELGRHAVEDYTETKTLNMHIGQRTNWWMPR from the coding sequence ATGACGGTTCTGGTGAAACCCAAGGCGCTCGGCGATTACAAGGTTCGCGAATTCCGGATGCTGATCGACGGCAAGTGGGTTGATGGCGCGGAAGGCAGCACGATCGAGCGGGTTGCGCCCGGCCATGGCGTCACCGTCAGCCGCTACCAGGCGGCGAAGAAGATCGATGCCGAACGCGCGATCGCTGCGGCAAGGCGTGCCTTCGATGACGGCCCGTGGCCACGCATGACCGCGTCGGAGCGGTCACTCGTCCTGCTGCGCGCCGCCGACATGATCGCCGCCCGCGCCGATGAGCTCGCCTTTCTCGATGCGATCGAATCGGGCAAGCCGATCAGCCAGGCGAAGGGCGAATTGGCAGGAGCGGCCGATATCTGGCGCTACGCCGCAGCACTCGCTCGCGATCTTTCCGGCGAAAGCTACAATACGCTCGGCGACGGCACGCTCGGCGTCGTGCTGCGCGAGGCGATCGGCGTCGTCTCGATCATCACGCCCTGGAACTTCCCCTTCCTGATCGTCAGCCAGAAGCTGCCCTTCGCGCTTGCCGCCGGCTGCACGACGGTGGTGAAACCGTCCGAGCTCACCTCGGGCTCGACGCTCGTTCTCGGTGAAATTCTTGAGGCGGCGGGTGTTCCGGCGGGTGTCGTCAATATCATCGTCGGCACGGGACCGGAGGCCGGTGCGCCGCTGACGAGCCATCCAGACGTCGACATGGTCTCGTTCACCGGTTCGACGGGTGTCGGCCGGCTGACCATGGCGAACGCCGCCCAGACTCTGAAGAAGGTCTCGCTGGAACTCGGCGGCAAGAACCCGCAGATCGTCTTCCCCGACGCCAATCTCGACGAGTTCATCGATGCCGCCGTCTTCGGCGCCTATTTCAATGCCGGCGAATGCTGCAATGCTGGCTCCCGGCTGATCCTCCATCGCGATATCGCCGACGAGGTGACGGCGCGCATCGCCAGCCTCTCGGCCAAGGTGAAGGTCGGCGATCCCCTTGACCCCGAAACGCAGGTTGGGGCGATCATCACGCCGCAGCACCTCGAAAAGATCGCCGGCTATGTTTCTTCGGCTTCCAGCGATGGCGCGACTGTCGCCCATGGCGGTGCGGCGCTCGACCTCGGCATGGGGCAGTTCATGGCGCCGACCATTCTCTCTGCCGTCAGGCCGGAAATGGCGGTCGCCCGCGAAGAGGTCTTCGGCCCGGTTCTGTCCGTCCTCACCTTCGAGACGACGGAAGAGGCGATCAAGATCGCCAACTCCATCGACTACGGACTTTCGGCCGGCGTCTGGAGCCGCGATTTCGACACCTGCCTCACGATCGGACGGCGCGTGCGCGCCGGCACGATCTGGATGAACACCTTCATGGACGGCGCCTCGGAACTGCCCTTCGGCGGCTACCGGCAGTCCG
- a CDS encoding enoyl-CoA hydratase/isomerase family protein gives MADERIRIEVEGAVAIMTVSRPEKLNAFDIDMLKALAAACDAVEVKRAVRVVILTGEGKAFSAGGDIKAWGGMDAAEFGHDWVRFGHRVFERLATLRMPVIAALNGHALGGGLELAAAADIRIAERQVKIGLPETSLGMVPGWSGTQRLVSRFGAQIVRRMVLGGEMFSAEEARAEGLVDAVVETGTVMQASRDYAARIASRGPAALEISKLMIASANGEDKGAAVEALGSILVAKTGDLKEGVAAFSEKREARFKGEW, from the coding sequence ATGGCTGACGAGCGCATTCGGATTGAGGTCGAAGGCGCGGTCGCCATCATGACCGTGTCGAGGCCCGAAAAGCTCAATGCCTTCGACATCGATATGCTGAAGGCGCTCGCTGCCGCCTGCGACGCGGTCGAGGTGAAACGTGCTGTGCGCGTCGTGATCCTGACCGGGGAGGGCAAGGCCTTTTCCGCCGGCGGCGATATCAAGGCCTGGGGTGGCATGGATGCCGCCGAATTCGGCCATGATTGGGTGCGCTTCGGCCACCGCGTCTTCGAGCGACTGGCGACGCTCCGCATGCCGGTGATTGCGGCGCTCAACGGTCATGCGCTCGGTGGCGGGCTGGAACTGGCGGCGGCCGCGGATATCCGCATCGCTGAACGCCAGGTGAAGATCGGCCTCCCCGAAACGAGCCTCGGCATGGTGCCGGGCTGGTCCGGCACGCAGCGCCTGGTCTCCCGCTTCGGCGCACAGATCGTGCGCCGCATGGTGCTCGGCGGCGAAATGTTCTCCGCGGAGGAGGCGAGGGCGGAGGGGCTGGTTGATGCCGTGGTCGAGACAGGCACCGTCATGCAGGCATCGCGGGACTATGCCGCGCGCATCGCAAGCCGCGGACCGGCGGCGCTCGAAATATCGAAACTGATGATCGCCTCGGCGAATGGCGAGGACAAGGGCGCTGCGGTCGAGGCGCTGGGGTCGATCCTTGTCGCCAAGACCGGCGATCTCAAGGAGGGCGTCGCGGCCTTCAGCGAAAAGCGCGAAGCGCGCTTCAAGGGAGAATGGTGA
- a CDS encoding acyl CoA:acetate/3-ketoacid CoA transferase: MNKHISPAEAAALIPDGAVVSVSSSSGLGCPDLMLKAIGERFDATGHPRGLTTLHPIAAGDMSGIKGVDYIAKKGLLKKIIGGSYPSGPSSAEPPLIWQMIGANEVAAYNIPSGILFDMHREAAAKRPGVMTKVGLDTFVDPSREGCAMNASAAAEPVVKKIAFEGEEWLYFKAIAPQVAIIRATTADERGNLTYEHEGAYLGGLDQALAARNNGGIVIAQVKRITKEGSLKPHDVRVPGVLVDYVVVDPDQKQTTQTHYDPAISGEIFRPLDSFRVPEFSIQKVIARRVAQELETGSAVNLGFGISANVPRILLEEGLHGAVTWVIEQGAVGGVPLLDFAFGCASNADAFMPSPYQFTYFQGAGFDASLLSFLEIDRTGSVNVSKLSFRPHVTAGAGGFVDITARARKIVFSGMFNAGAKLSVADGKLVIEREGKLKKLVNAVEHVTFSGRRAVEQGQDVTYVTERCVLKLTPEGVVLTEIAPGADLKEHILDQSEFPLIVSDRLKQMDSVLFNEAPLGLTLPAKAARKIAGGAHG, from the coding sequence ATGAACAAGCATATTTCCCCGGCGGAAGCGGCAGCCCTGATACCCGACGGCGCGGTCGTGTCGGTCTCCTCCTCCAGCGGTCTCGGATGCCCGGACTTGATGCTGAAGGCGATCGGCGAGCGTTTCGATGCGACCGGCCACCCGCGTGGCCTGACGACACTGCATCCGATCGCGGCCGGCGACATGAGCGGGATCAAGGGCGTCGACTATATCGCCAAGAAGGGCTTGCTGAAGAAGATCATCGGCGGATCCTATCCTTCCGGCCCGTCGAGCGCCGAGCCGCCGCTGATCTGGCAGATGATCGGGGCCAACGAAGTGGCGGCCTACAACATTCCTTCCGGCATTCTCTTCGACATGCATCGCGAGGCGGCGGCGAAACGCCCGGGGGTCATGACCAAGGTCGGGCTCGACACCTTCGTCGATCCCTCGCGCGAAGGCTGCGCCATGAACGCGTCCGCCGCGGCCGAGCCGGTGGTGAAGAAGATCGCCTTCGAGGGCGAGGAATGGCTCTATTTCAAGGCGATCGCGCCTCAGGTGGCGATCATCCGGGCGACGACCGCCGACGAGCGCGGCAATCTTACCTACGAACACGAGGGCGCCTATCTCGGCGGGCTCGATCAGGCGCTCGCCGCCCGCAACAACGGCGGCATCGTCATTGCCCAGGTCAAGCGCATCACCAAGGAAGGCTCGCTTAAGCCCCATGACGTGCGCGTGCCGGGCGTGCTCGTCGACTATGTGGTGGTCGACCCGGACCAGAAGCAGACGACGCAGACGCATTACGATCCCGCCATCTCCGGCGAGATCTTCCGCCCGCTCGACAGCTTTCGCGTTCCCGAATTCAGCATCCAGAAGGTGATCGCCCGCCGCGTCGCGCAGGAGCTCGAAACGGGGAGTGCGGTCAATCTCGGCTTCGGCATTTCTGCCAATGTACCGCGGATCCTGCTGGAAGAAGGCCTGCACGGCGCGGTCACCTGGGTGATCGAGCAGGGGGCGGTCGGCGGCGTGCCGCTCCTCGACTTCGCCTTCGGCTGCGCGTCGAATGCCGACGCCTTCATGCCGTCGCCCTACCAGTTCACCTATTTCCAGGGCGCCGGCTTCGATGCCTCGCTGCTTTCCTTCCTGGAAATCGACCGCACCGGCTCGGTCAACGTGTCGAAGCTCAGCTTCCGGCCGCATGTGACGGCGGGCGCCGGCGGTTTTGTCGACATCACCGCGCGGGCGAGAAAGATCGTCTTCTCGGGCATGTTCAATGCCGGCGCGAAACTCTCGGTCGCCGACGGTAAGCTTGTCATCGAAAGGGAAGGCAAGCTTAAGAAACTCGTCAATGCGGTCGAACACGTCACCTTCTCCGGCCGCCGGGCGGTCGAACAGGGGCAGGATGTCACCTATGTGACCGAGCGCTGCGTGCTGAAGCTGACGCCGGAAGGCGTCGTGCTCACCGAAATCGCGCCCGGCGCGGACCTCAAAGAACATATCCTCGACCAATCCGAATTTCCGCTGATCGTGTCCGACCGGCTGAAGCAGATGGATAGCGTGCTATTCAACGAGGCGCCGCTCGGTCTGACGCTGCCGGCGAAGGCTGCGCGGAAAATTGCGGGAGGCGCGCATGGCTGA
- a CDS encoding Gfo/Idh/MocA family protein → MIRWGLIGASTIAHEWVIGAIRAAGGEAVSVMSSSEERGQAYAAENGIATAVTSVADLVGDPDVDAVYISTTNELHHDQALAAIRAGKHVLCEKPLAMNLNDACEMVLTACEAGVVLGTNHHLRNAATHRAMRDAIAAGRIGRPIAARVFHAVYLPPHLQGWRLDRPEAGGGVILDITVHDADTLRFILNDDPIEAVAISHSAGMGKEGLEDGVMGVLRFRSGVIAQFHDAFTTKYAETGLEVHGTEGSLIGRNVMTQRPVGTVLLRNEEGESELPLDHSNLYETALSAFHAAIEGKGAPTATGEDGVWSLATGLAVLKAAATGTAAAIETGL, encoded by the coding sequence ATGATTCGCTGGGGATTGATCGGTGCGAGCACGATCGCGCACGAATGGGTAATCGGCGCCATCCGCGCCGCGGGCGGAGAGGCTGTTTCGGTGATGAGCTCCAGCGAGGAGCGCGGCCAGGCCTATGCTGCGGAAAACGGCATCGCCACGGCCGTCACCAGCGTCGCGGATCTTGTCGGCGATCCGGACGTCGATGCGGTCTATATCTCCACCACCAACGAACTGCATCACGACCAGGCGCTGGCGGCAATCCGTGCCGGCAAGCACGTGCTCTGCGAGAAGCCGCTGGCGATGAACCTCAATGACGCCTGCGAAATGGTGCTCACCGCATGCGAGGCCGGTGTCGTGCTCGGTACGAACCACCACTTGCGCAATGCCGCGACCCATCGCGCCATGCGCGACGCAATCGCCGCTGGCAGGATTGGTCGGCCGATCGCCGCACGTGTCTTTCATGCCGTCTATCTGCCGCCGCATCTTCAGGGCTGGCGGCTCGACAGGCCGGAAGCGGGCGGCGGCGTCATCCTCGACATCACCGTGCATGACGCCGACACGCTGCGCTTCATCTTGAACGACGACCCGATTGAGGCCGTGGCGATCAGCCACAGTGCCGGCATGGGCAAGGAGGGGCTGGAAGACGGCGTGATGGGGGTCCTACGCTTCCGTTCAGGCGTCATCGCCCAGTTCCACGATGCTTTCACGACGAAATATGCCGAGACCGGTCTTGAAGTGCATGGCACCGAAGGCTCGCTGATCGGCCGCAACGTGATGACGCAGCGGCCGGTCGGCACCGTCTTGCTGCGCAACGAAGAGGGCGAAAGCGAACTGCCGCTCGACCACAGCAATCTCTACGAAACGGCGCTTTCCGCTTTCCATGCGGCAATCGAAGGCAAGGGCGCCCCCACCGCCACCGGCGAAGACGGCGTTTGGTCGCTGGCGACCGGCCTTGCAGTGCTCAAGGCGGCGGCGACTGGCACGGCCGCGGCAATCGAAACGGGACTTTGA
- a CDS encoding LacI family DNA-binding transcriptional regulator translates to MAKERVTVIDIARAAGVSKSTVSLVLQGSSLVNEATRAKVNAVIRELGYVYNRSAANLRQATSKIIGIVVNDLTNSFFAELAVGVDAVVQSAGFVQFLANTGEKSERQREVIASMREHGVSGLIISPARGTEAADLAPLVESGIPVVLVVRDIAGAGVSSLISDNRAGALAAVRHLIARGHRRIAFLGGFADTAVFEARVRGYRDALREAGLNAGDDLVIGSAPSRAGGVTAIEQAMMLEERATAALCFNDAVAFGVCDGLRARRLEPGADFAVIGFDDVIEAKTAVPALTTVSVDPQGMGERAAELLLKQIKAGRAEPEAIVSPVRLVVRQSCGAAIERRLKEVSS, encoded by the coding sequence ATGGCAAAGGAGCGGGTGACGGTTATCGACATTGCGCGCGCCGCTGGCGTGTCGAAGTCGACCGTGTCGCTCGTCCTGCAGGGCAGCTCGCTGGTCAACGAGGCGACGCGGGCCAAGGTGAACGCGGTGATCCGCGAGCTCGGCTATGTCTACAATCGCAGCGCCGCCAACCTGCGCCAGGCGACATCGAAGATCATCGGCATCGTCGTTAACGACCTGACCAACAGCTTCTTCGCGGAACTCGCCGTCGGCGTCGATGCCGTGGTGCAGTCCGCGGGTTTCGTGCAGTTCCTTGCCAACACCGGCGAGAAGAGCGAGCGCCAGCGCGAGGTCATCGCGTCGATGCGCGAGCATGGCGTGTCAGGGCTCATCATCTCGCCGGCGCGCGGAACGGAAGCCGCCGATCTCGCGCCGCTCGTCGAGAGCGGCATTCCCGTGGTGCTCGTCGTGCGCGACATCGCCGGCGCGGGCGTTTCATCGCTGATCTCGGACAATCGCGCCGGGGCGCTGGCGGCGGTCCGCCACCTGATCGCGCGCGGCCATCGCCGCATCGCCTTTCTGGGCGGCTTTGCCGATACCGCGGTCTTCGAGGCGCGCGTGCGCGGCTATCGCGATGCGCTCCGCGAGGCGGGCCTTAACGCGGGAGATGACCTTGTGATCGGCTCCGCGCCGTCGCGCGCCGGCGGCGTGACTGCGATCGAACAGGCAATGATGCTGGAGGAGCGGGCGACCGCGGCGCTCTGCTTCAACGATGCCGTCGCCTTCGGGGTCTGCGACGGGCTCAGGGCGCGGCGGCTGGAGCCGGGCGCGGATTTTGCCGTGATCGGCTTCGACGACGTCATCGAGGCGAAGACGGCGGTGCCTGCGCTCACCACGGTCTCGGTCGATCCGCAGGGCATGGGCGAGCGTGCTGCGGAATTGCTCTTGAAGCAGATCAAGGCGGGCCGGGCGGAGCCGGAGGCAATTGTCAGTCCGGTGCGGCTCGTCGTTCGCCAGAGCTGCGGTGCAGCGATCGAACGAAGATTGAAGGAGGTTTCGTCATGA
- a CDS encoding dihydrodipicolinate synthase family protein — translation MTSLLLPRQDGSLETYRLQGTPIARPTSVPTFNRIAYAAAHVVSDPLRDSDPWGRPAIDWEATMAFRHHLWSLGFRIAEAMDTAQRGMGLAWADAQELIRRSLAEAKSVAGADLACGAGTDHLSPDAARSIEDVIAAYEEQIGFVEGEGGRAIMMASRALARIARSTDDYRRVYGHILRQAKDKVVLHWLGDMFDPQLRGYWGSENFEEALETVLSIISENSAKVEGIKISLLDNAKEVALRNGLPEGVLCFTGDDFNYAELIEGDGQKYSHALLGIFDAVAPSASKALAALADGDLTTFRSVIEPTVPLSRKIFEAPTQYYKAGVVFLAWLNGHQRHFTLPAGLQSARGLLHYADIFRLADRANVLDKPELAVARMRNFLAVLGVEQAD, via the coding sequence ATGACCAGCCTGCTCCTGCCGCGCCAAGACGGCTCGCTAGAAACCTACCGGCTCCAGGGGACGCCGATCGCCCGGCCCACGAGTGTCCCGACTTTCAACCGCATCGCCTATGCGGCCGCGCATGTCGTTTCCGATCCGCTGCGTGACAGCGATCCTTGGGGAAGGCCGGCAATCGACTGGGAAGCGACGATGGCCTTTCGCCATCACCTCTGGAGCCTCGGCTTCCGCATCGCCGAGGCGATGGACACTGCCCAGCGCGGCATGGGGCTTGCTTGGGCCGACGCGCAGGAGCTGATCCGCCGTTCGCTTGCCGAGGCGAAGAGTGTTGCGGGCGCCGATCTCGCCTGCGGCGCCGGCACCGACCATCTTTCTCCGGACGCGGCGCGCTCGATCGAGGACGTCATCGCCGCCTATGAGGAGCAGATCGGATTCGTCGAGGGTGAGGGCGGCCGGGCGATCATGATGGCGAGCCGCGCTCTCGCCCGCATTGCACGATCGACCGACGACTACCGCCGTGTCTACGGCCATATCCTGCGCCAGGCCAAGGACAAGGTGGTGCTTCACTGGCTTGGCGACATGTTCGACCCACAGCTAAGGGGATACTGGGGATCGGAGAATTTCGAGGAAGCGCTGGAAACGGTACTGTCGATCATCTCCGAGAACAGCGCCAAGGTCGAAGGCATCAAGATATCGTTGCTCGACAACGCCAAGGAAGTGGCGCTGCGCAACGGCCTTCCAGAAGGCGTGCTCTGCTTCACCGGCGACGATTTCAACTATGCGGAACTGATCGAGGGGGACGGCCAGAAATACAGCCATGCGCTGCTCGGCATCTTCGACGCCGTGGCGCCCTCGGCTTCAAAGGCGCTTGCCGCCCTGGCAGACGGCGATCTCACCACCTTCCGCAGTGTGATCGAGCCGACGGTGCCCTTGTCGCGCAAGATCTTCGAGGCGCCGACGCAATACTACAAGGCCGGCGTCGTCTTCCTCGCCTGGCTGAACGGCCACCAGCGCCATTTCACCCTGCCGGCCGGCCTGCAGTCCGCCCGCGGGCTCTTGCACTATGCTGACATCTTCCGGCTGGCTGACCGCGCCAATGTGCTCGACAAGCCGGAGTTGGCAGTGGCGCGGATGCGCAATTTTCTCGCCGTCCTCGGCGTCGAGCAGGCGGACTAG
- a CDS encoding M3 family metallopeptidase, giving the protein MTASASVNPALVNWTGHEGLPRFDAVKDEDFAPAFDAALAAHEAEIDAIAHNPEAPTFENTVIALEIAGDELSRVSALFWNKAGAHTNDVIQALEREIAPKMSRHYSKIGMNPALFSRIDTLWEKREELGLDLEAMRVLERHWKGFVKSGAKLDKPEQERLAAINEKLAGLGAKFGQNVLADEKNWALFLTSEEELAGLPEFLKDAMAAAARDRGEDGKYAVTLSRSIIEPFLTFSDNRELREQAFRAWTARGENGGETDNLGIIAETLSLRAEKAKLLGYENFAALKLDDTMAKTPDAVNGLLMQVWERAVVRAREEEADLAKMIAAEGRNHEVMPWDWRHYAEKLRAEKFSFSESELKPYLQLEKIIDACFDVAHRLFGVTATEKKGVPAYHPDVRVFEIRDASGKLVALFLGDYFARSSKRSGAWMSSFQSQHRLKLKNGGIGEIPIVYNVCNFAKPADGKPALLSIDDARTLFHEFGHALHGMLSNVTYPSVSGTGVSRDFVELPSQLYEHWLTVPDILRTYAVHYQTGEPMPQALLDKVLAARTFNSGFATVEFTSSALVDMAYHTAETLPEPMALEAATLERIGMPKSIVMRHRSPHFLHVFSGDGYSAGYYSYMWSEVLDADAFAAFEETGNPFDPQTAQKLKDNIYSVGGAIDPEDAYKAFRGKLPDPDAMLKKKGLAAVAPPSPAT; this is encoded by the coding sequence ATGACTGCAAGCGCTTCGGTCAACCCTGCCCTGGTGAACTGGACCGGACACGAAGGCCTGCCGCGCTTCGATGCGGTGAAGGACGAAGATTTCGCGCCCGCCTTCGACGCGGCACTCGCAGCCCATGAAGCGGAGATCGATGCGATCGCCCATAATCCGGAAGCGCCGACCTTCGAAAACACGGTCATCGCCCTCGAAATCGCCGGAGACGAGCTTTCTCGTGTCTCGGCGCTTTTCTGGAACAAGGCCGGCGCCCATACCAACGACGTGATTCAGGCCCTCGAGCGCGAGATCGCGCCGAAGATGTCGCGGCATTATTCGAAGATCGGGATGAATCCGGCCCTGTTCAGCCGCATCGACACATTGTGGGAGAAGCGGGAAGAGCTCGGCCTCGACCTTGAGGCGATGCGTGTCCTCGAGCGCCACTGGAAGGGCTTCGTCAAATCGGGCGCCAAACTCGACAAGCCTGAGCAGGAGCGGCTTGCCGCCATCAACGAGAAACTTGCCGGCCTTGGCGCCAAGTTCGGTCAGAACGTGCTTGCCGACGAGAAGAACTGGGCCCTGTTTCTGACGAGCGAGGAGGAACTCGCCGGCCTTCCGGAGTTCCTCAAGGATGCCATGGCGGCCGCCGCCCGCGACCGAGGCGAAGACGGCAAATATGCGGTCACCCTCTCGCGCTCGATCATCGAACCGTTCCTGACCTTCTCCGACAATCGCGAGCTTCGCGAGCAGGCCTTCAGGGCATGGACGGCCCGCGGTGAAAACGGCGGTGAGACCGACAACCTCGGTATCATCGCCGAGACGCTGTCGCTCCGGGCCGAGAAGGCAAAGCTGCTCGGCTACGAGAATTTCGCGGCGCTGAAGCTCGATGACACCATGGCAAAGACTCCTGATGCCGTGAACGGGCTGCTGATGCAGGTCTGGGAAAGGGCTGTGGTGCGCGCCCGCGAGGAAGAGGCGGATCTTGCCAAGATGATCGCCGCCGAAGGCCGCAATCATGAGGTCATGCCCTGGGATTGGCGCCACTATGCGGAAAAGCTGCGCGCCGAAAAGTTCAGCTTCTCGGAAAGCGAGCTGAAGCCCTATCTCCAGCTCGAGAAGATCATCGACGCCTGCTTCGATGTTGCCCATCGCCTTTTCGGCGTGACGGCCACGGAGAAGAAGGGCGTTCCCGCCTATCATCCCGATGTGCGCGTCTTCGAGATACGCGACGCCTCCGGCAAGCTGGTGGCGCTGTTCCTCGGCGATTACTTCGCCCGTTCCTCCAAGCGTTCCGGCGCGTGGATGAGTTCATTCCAGTCGCAGCACAGGCTGAAGCTGAAGAATGGCGGCATCGGCGAAATCCCGATCGTCTACAATGTCTGCAACTTTGCGAAGCCGGCCGACGGCAAGCCGGCGCTGCTCTCGATTGACGACGCGCGCACGCTGTTCCATGAATTCGGCCATGCCCTCCACGGCATGCTCTCCAACGTCACCTACCCGTCCGTCTCCGGCACCGGCGTTTCGCGTGATTTCGTCGAGCTGCCTTCGCAGCTCTACGAGCACTGGCTGACGGTGCCGGATATCCTCAGGACCTATGCGGTGCACTATCAGACCGGCGAGCCCATGCCGCAGGCCCTGCTCGACAAGGTGCTGGCGGCGAGAACCTTCAATTCCGGCTTCGCAACCGTCGAATTCACCTCCTCGGCGCTGGTTGACATGGCCTATCACACGGCGGAAACGCTCCCCGAGCCGATGGCGCTGGAAGCGGCGACGCTGGAAAGGATCGGCATGCCGAAGTCGATTGTCATGCGCCATCGCAGCCCGCATTTTCTGCACGTCTTTTCCGGCGATGGTTATTCCGCCGGCTACTATTCCTACATGTGGTCGGAGGTGCTCGACGCCGACGCCTTCGCCGCCTTCGAGGAAACCGGGAATCCGTTCGATCCGCAGACCGCGCAGAAGCTCAAGGACAACATCTATTCGGTCGGCGGCGCCATTGATCCGGAGGATGCCTACAAGGCTTTCCGCGGTAAGCTGCCGGATCCGGACGCGATGCTGAAGAAGAAGGGGCTGGCGGCTGTAGCGCCGCCCTCGCCCGCCACTTAG
- a CDS encoding LysE family translocator, producing MSETLLVSAFLAALSYALIPGPAFLALLGIGAGQGRKAGALFMGGHLAGDIVWSTLALVAIVGARSIGTAIFDILGLFCGAYLAWIGWTALRARPKGENRALLTVERPLRRGLIFGLTNPKGYPVALATFTALLAGSANALEFNALPMLLAVSLIGFLVADVILIAIIGASVVRRFYRRHELAIVRLSGLLFIGFAAQAVWHAAPGLFGVRKP from the coding sequence ATGTCCGAGACGCTTCTTGTCAGTGCCTTTCTCGCCGCGCTTTCCTATGCGCTGATCCCCGGCCCCGCCTTTCTGGCGCTGCTCGGCATCGGTGCTGGCCAGGGCCGGAAGGCCGGTGCGCTGTTCATGGGCGGGCATCTCGCCGGCGACATCGTCTGGTCGACGCTGGCGCTTGTCGCGATCGTCGGTGCGCGATCGATCGGCACGGCAATCTTCGACATTCTCGGCCTGTTCTGCGGCGCCTATCTCGCCTGGATCGGCTGGACCGCCCTTCGCGCCCGGCCGAAGGGCGAGAATCGCGCCCTGCTGACGGTGGAGCGACCGCTGCGCCGCGGGCTGATTTTCGGGCTCACCAATCCCAAAGGCTATCCGGTGGCACTGGCGACCTTCACGGCGCTGCTTGCCGGTTCCGCCAATGCGCTCGAGTTCAACGCCTTGCCGATGCTGCTCGCCGTGTCGCTCATCGGGTTCCTCGTCGCCGACGTGATTTTGATCGCGATCATCGGCGCGTCCGTCGTGCGCCGCTTCTATCGCCGTCACGAACTGGCCATTGTCCGGCTTTCCGGCCTCCTGTTCATCGGTTTCGCCGCGCAGGCGGTCTGGCATGCGGCGCCCGGTCTTTTCGGGGTGCGCAAGCCTTGA